The Jiangella alba genome includes the window GGCGTCTCGCCTCATTCGTCGCAGGACCCCGGGGCCGCGAGACGGCGTGCACGCGACGCGCCAACCGGGCCGCGCGCCGGCGGTCATCGCCGGCGGGCCCAGAGGCCGCGTGGTACGCGTACGGACGTTCGGTTCGTCCCCAGGGGGCGCCCGTTTCGCCCGGACGCCATCTATACCATCGCCCAGTGTAACGGCAAGTGGAATGGAGTGCTGTTCACCGTCATCCGCGCCACGCCGATATCGTTGCCACCGTGAGCGCGAACGACGCCTTCGACGACCCCGCCTACCGGGCCGGCGTCGTCGATCTGCTCGGCCTGCTGGGGCTGGGTGAGCTGACGGGGTTCGAGCGCATGGCCGCCGACGCCGGACTGGCGCCGTCGCTGGCCGACAAGGCCGCGCTGGCCGGCATGGCGGTCACCGAGTTCCACCACTTCGAGCGCATCCGCGACCGCCTCGACGAACTCGGCGCGCCGGTCGACGACGCCATGGCGCCGTTCCGGGTGCCGCTGGAGCAGTTCCACGCCAACACCGCGCCGGCCGACTGGCTGGAAGGGCTGGTCAAGGCGTACGTCGGCGACGGCATCGCGGCCGACTTCTACCGCGAGGTCGCCGAGACCGTCGACCCCCGGACCCGCGAGCTGGTCATCGACGTGCTGGCCGACGCCGGCCACGCCGACTTCGCCGTCGGCCGGGTCCGCGACGCCGTCGACGCCGACCCGCGGCTGGCCGGACGGCTCGCGCTGTGGGCCCGCCGCCTGGTCGGCGAGGCGCTGGCCCAGGCCCAGCGCGTCGCCGTCGACCGCGACGCCCTGGCCGTACTCCTCGTGGGCGGTGTCGACCGCCCGGGTATGGACCTCGCCGAGCTCGGTCAGCTGTTCGCGCGCATCACGAAGAAGCACACCGACCGCATGACCAAGCTCGGCTTGTCCGCCTGAGCGAGGCTCAGACGGTGCCGAAGCCGACCCGGCGCTCGACCGGCTCGCCGATCTCGACGTACGTCAGGTGCTCGGTGCGTACCAGCAGCCGACGGCCGCGCTCGTCGGTGAGGTCGAGCAGACCGTTGGCGTCGCTGAGCGCTGAACGGACGGTGCTCTCGATCTCCTTCGGCGTCTGACCGCTCTCGAGCACGAGCTCCCGCGTGGCGTTGTGCACGCCGATCTTGACCTCCACGGCCACCCTGTTCTCCCCTCGGGCCCAAGGACCTGTTGTCGGTGATGGTCAACCGCAAGGCTAGTCGAGCCCATTCCGCCGCCGGCGTCGTGTGCGCCGCGAGCGTAATCAGCCGTCGCGCTTGGGGAAGCCGCGGATGCCGCGCCAGCCGAGCGTGGCGACGAGTTCGGCGGCGGCCGCGCGCGGGATGGTGCCGCCGGACGACAGCCAGTACCGGGCCGTGACCTGCGCGATGCCCACCAGGCCGACGGCGAGCAGGTTGGACTCCTCGGGCGGCAGGCCGGTGTCGTCGGCGATGATCTGGCTGACCTCTTGGGCGCACAGCTCGGTCAGGCGGTCGAGCCGCTCGCGGACGGCCGGCTCGTTCGGCAGGTCGGACTCGAACAGCAGGCGGTAGCCGCCGGAGTCGTTGTCGACGAACTCGAAGTAGGCGTTGACGGTGGCGATGACGCGCTGCTTGTTGTCGTCGGTGGACGCCATGGCCCGGTGCAGGGTGGTCAGCAGCTCGTTCTTGCTGGCGTCGAGGAGCGCGATGTACAGCTCCAGCTTGCCGGGGAAGTGCTGGTACAGCACGGGCTTGCTGACGCCGGCGCGGTCGGCGATGTCGTCCATGGCCGCTGCGTGGTAGCCCTGCGCGACGAACACCTCGCGGGCGGCGCCGAGCAGCTGGGTGCGGCGCTGGTCCCGGGGCATGCGGATGCCGCGGGCCGGGATGGCGGGCACGGTCGTCACGGCACTCCTCGGATTGGATATATGTCGGGATCGTATCGTTCCCGGCGCCGAACCCTCAGCGGTAGTCGTCGTCGTCGAAGCCGACCGGCTGGCGTTGTTCCTGCGCATCGGCGGGGTCGACGTCGTCGGGGACGTCGCTCTCGGCGTCGTCGCCGGAGTCGGGATCGTCGACGAGGTCGCGGTGCTGCTCGGTCAGATCGCCCTCGGCGACCTCGGGATCGTCGTCGTGCCAACGTTCGGTCACCGTGCACCTCCCGGGCCCGTGCCTCTCATCGACGGTACCCGCTCGCCGTCGCCGCAGTCGGCGGTGTGCCAACATCTCAGTGTGGAACGGATCGAGGCCTGGCCGGGTGAGCTGCGGACGCTCTCGACCGGGCGGCGCGTCTTCGTCCGCCACACCACGCCGCCCGCGACCGGCGGCGACGACGAGCGCACCCCGCTGGTGTACGTCCACGGCCTGGGCGGTTCGTCCACGAACTGGACGACGCTCATGCGCGAGCTGCGCGACGACGCCGAGCAGTGGGCGATCGACCTCCCCGGCTTCGGCGAGTCCCCGCCCGGCGACCACCACACCGTCGCCGAGTACGTCGCCGACGTCGTCGCGTTCCTCGAGACGTTCGACCGGCCGGTGCACCTGGTCGCGAACTCGCTCGGCGGCATGATCTGCGTCTACGTCGCCTCCCGGCGGCCCGACCTCGTGCTGACGCTGAGCCTCGTCTCGCCGGCGATGCCGCAGTACCGGCTGCCGTGGGCCGCGCAGGCGACCGCCGTCATGGCCGTGCCGTGGGTGGGCGAGCGCATCCTGCGCGCGGCGGCGGGCATCCCGACGGAGAAGCAGGCCGAGCGGCTGACGGCCATGCTGTTCGCGAACGCGGCGGTGGTGCCGGTGGCCGAGCTGACGTTCGCGGCCGAGCAGCGCGACCGCTGGACCGGGAAGCCGTACGCCGACGCCGTCCTGCTGTCCGCCCTGCGCTCGATCGTCGCGCACTACACCCGGCCCGGACGGCAGTCCGCCTGGCGGGCGGCCGGGCACCTGCTGCGGCCGACGCTGGTGATCATGGGCGCGCGCGACGCGCTGGTCGGGCCGTGGGGACGCACCCGGTGGCGGCGGGCGCTGCGCTACGCCCGGCTCGTCTACATGCCCAACACCGGGCACGTCGCGATGATGGAGCACCCGGTTGCCGTCGCCGCCGTCATCCGCGAGTTCATCCGCGACGCGTCCAGAATCCGGACATCGGCGTCCACCAGGCGAACACTCGATCAGGGAATGCGGAATGCCGTGGCACCGTTGGCAGAGGAAAGAACCCACGCCTCGAACTGACGGAGCCGATCGTGTCCCTGCCTCCTCTGGTGGAGCCCGCAGCTGAGCTCACAGTCGATGAGGTCCGCCGCTACTCCCGGCACCTCATCATCCCCGACGTCGGCATGGCCGGCCAGAAGCGGCTGAAGAACGCGAAGGTGCTGGTCGTCGGCGCGGGCGGCCTCGGTTCGCCGGCCCTGCTGTACCTCGCCGCGGCCGGTGTCGGCACGCTGGGCATCGTCGAGTTCGACGAGGTCGACGAGTCCAACCTGCAGCGCCAGGTCATCCACGGCCAGTCCGACATCGGCCGGTCCAAGGCGCAGTCGGCGCGCGACTCCGTCAAGGAGGTCAACCCGTACGTCGACGTCGTCCTGCACGAGACGCGGCTCGACAACGACAACGTGCTGGACATCTTCTCCGGCTACGACCTCATCCTCGACGGCACCGACAACTTCGCCACCCGCTACCTCGTCAACGACGCCGCCGTGCTGCTCGGCAAGCCGTACGTGTGGGGCTCGATCTACCGGTTCGAGGGCCAGGTCAGCGTGTTCTGGGCCGAGCACGGGCCGAACTACCGCGACCTCTACCCCGAGCCGCCGCCGCCCGGCATGGTGCCGTCGTGCGCCGAGGGCGGCGTGCTGGGCGTGCTGTGCGCGTCCATCGGCTCGATCATGGTCACCGAGGCGATCAAGCTCATCACCGGCATCGGCGACCCCCTGCTCGGCCGTCTGATGATCTACGACGCGCTCGAGATGAACTACACCACGCTGAAGATCCGCAAGGACCCCACGGCCGAGCCCGTCACCGAGCTGATCGACTACGAGGCGTTCTGCGGCACGCTCAGCGACGAAGCCGCAGAGGCCGCCGCCGACGCCACCATCTCGGTCGTGAAGCTCAAGGCCTGGCTCGACGAGCGCGAGGCCGGTCAGCGCGACTTCCTCCTCGTCGACGTGCGCGAGCCGAACGAGTACGAGATCAACCGCATCCCCGGCGCGGTGCTCATCCCGAAGAACGAGTTCCTCACCGGCGAGGCGCTGGGCAAGCTGCCGCAGGACAAGCAGGTCGTGCTGCACTGCAAGTCGGGCATGCGCTCGGCCGAGGCGCTGGCCGTCATCAAGGGCGCCGGCCTGGCCGACGCCGTGCACGTCGGTGGCGGAGTGGCCGCCTGGGTCAACCAGATCGACCCGTCGCAGCCTTCTTACTGACCCGCTCACCCCCACCGGCCGCCCCGACCTCCGCGTCGCGGCGGCCGGTGGCGGTTGCGGGCCGTCGGCGGTGTGGGCTCGTGTGCCGGGGACCCATGGTCGCCACCGGGCAGCAGCCACGTGGAGGCATGATGCCGTCACGGCGATCCTGTGGAAGCTCAGTGTGCTCGGCCGTGAGCGTCTAGATGGCCCGCCCGGCTGGGAGGGCTTCCCACCCTATGGGCGGGTACCGACAGGGTCGGCGTTCGCGGCGCCGTCAGAGCATGTCGCGGCGCTGCATCTGGGTCCAGAAGACCCAGCCGGGCAGGATCGGCAGCCAGAACGACACCAGCCGGAACACCAGCACCGCGGTCACGGCGGTGGTCGCGCCGACGCCGAGGGTGCTGACGCCCGCCGTGAGGGCGGCCTCGACGGCGCCCAGGCCACCGGGGGTCGGCACGGCCATGCCGAGCGTGTTGCCGACCAGCTGGACGACGGCCATGGCGGCGAGGTTCGCGGCGCCCCCGACCGCCTTCAGGCAGACGTAGAAGCAGAGGATCAGGCTGGCCGACTGCAGCACGATGCCGGCCAGCGCCACCAGCAGCTTGCGCGGGTTGCTGAGCACGTCCAGCAGCCGCGGCAGACCACGCTGGGCGAAGTCGCTCCACAACGCCCGCAGCCGCAGCCGCACCGGCGGGATCAGCGCCAGCACGGCCGCGGCCGCCAGCACGATCAGCACGATGATCAGCGTGTTCAGCGACGGGTCGATGTCGGGCGCCGCCGACGACCCGGACACGACGCCGAGGATGCCGATGACGGGGAACGTGATGGAGACGTTCGCCACCTGGTTCGCGGCGACGCTCGCCGCCGCCAGCGGGGCCGCCACGCCGGCCTTCGTCAGGACCCGGATGTTGATCGCGACGACGCCGACGGTGGCGGGCGCGAACAGCCGCAGGAAACCCAGTGACACCTGCGCGCCGACCACCCGCCAGAACGGCACCTTCTCCGGCACGAACCCGAGCAGCGCGAACGCCGCGCCGAGGTAGCTGGTGAACATCAGCACGATCGCGATGAACAGCCACCGCCAGTCGGTCTGCGACCACAGCTGGGTGAGCGACACGTCGGACAGCTGGGTGCCGACGAGGTAGACGGCGAACACCGCGCCGACACCGGTGAGCAGCGACAACGGCCGCAGCCGCTGCAGCCGCACCGGCTCGTCGGGCTCTTGGCCGGTGCTGCTGACCAGGCCGTCGCGCAGCTTGGTGAGGACGTCGCGGCGCCCCTTGAGGTCCATGCGGGTCGACCGGGCCAGCGCGACCGGCTGCAGCAGCGGGATGGCGGCGCTGACGACGTCGCGGCCGAGCACCCGGATGGCGGTGGCGATGGTGCGGTCGACGCCGACGACGAGGGCGCAGCCGACCAGCGCCTGGGCGAGGTCGGCGCGGATCGCCAGCTCCGGCGCGGCCACCTCGCCACCGGACGGGTCGAGCAGCCACACCTTGCCGGCGTCGGAGACGAGGATGGTCCGGCCGGAGATGCGCCGGTGCGCCACCTCGTTGCGGCGCAGCCGCCCGAGCTGGCGCCACAGGTCCTCGAGCATGGCGTCGGTGACCTGGTCGGCCGGCATGTTGGCGAGGATGGTGCCGGGCACGTGGTCGTAGACGATGGCGGCGGCGTCGGACCCGATGCGCAGCACGTTGCGCAGCTTCGGCGTCCGGGCGCCGGCCCGCGAGACGGCGAGGGCCTGCAGCGTGATCTGGTTGACGGCGTTGCGCATCGTCACCATCTGCCGCGGCAGCACCTCTTCGCGGGTGCGGATCTGGTCGGCGGCGCGGACGACGAGGCCTGCGCCGTCGTTGTCGCGGTCCAGGACGAGGATGCCGAGAGTGCCCTGCGTGCTCTCGGCGATGTAGCGGCGGTACTTGTCGACGGGGTCGGCGCGCAGCGTGGTGACGTCGTAGCCGTTGTCGCGCAGGACGGCGGCCACCTTGTGCCCGTTCGGCGCCAGCGACGGCTGCCCGCTGATCAGCCGGACCAGCAGGCCCATCGCGCGGCCGAGGGCGAGGGAGACCAGCAGGCCGCCCACGGTGACCTCGCCCTGGAACAGCCAGACGGCGAAACTGCCGGCGATCGCGAGCCCGGCGACCTGACGAATGCGCGGCAGCTGCAGCCGCGACACCACCGTCATCATCGCGACCAGCAGCGTCGGCATCGCGGGCACGGCCGTGCCGTCGAACCCGTCGACGACCGGGACGAAGGTGTCGTGCAGCCGCTCCGGCGCCGACCCGGCCAGCCAGTTCGACAGCAGTGCCGCCGCGACGGAGGCCACCGCGCCGGCGGCCAGCAGCTCGACCGTCGTCCGCATGCGGCCGCGGACCATCAGCAGGAACACCAGCACCGGCGGCAGCAGCAGGCTGGCCAGCTCGGACGCCAGCGCGATGAAGTCGACCGGGCCGCTCGGGACGACCCGGTTGAGAGCGGCGAGGTCGGCGGTCAGGCTGGTGAGCGTGCGCTCTGCCACGACCGCGAGCGCTGCCAGCGCCGTCATCAGCACCAGCATGAACACCAGGCGCAGGAGGTCGATGGGGCGCCGGGTACGACGAGGCAGCGGGGGCTCCTCGACCACGATCTTGCCGGCCGGGACCCGCCGCGCGCGTGTCGCCTCGGTCGTCTCCGTCATCGCAGACCGATCGTCGCATGCGCCCGGCTCGCTCATGGCGACGACCCGCGAGTCAGAGCAGGTCGCGCCGCCGCATCTGGGTCCACAACACCCAGCCTGGCAGGATCGGCAGCCAGAACGACACGATGCGGAAGACCAGTACGGCGGTGACGGCCGCGGAGGCCGGGACGCCCAGGGTGCTGACGCCGGCGGTCAGCGCCGCCTCGACGGCGCCGAGGCCGCCGGGGGTCGGCACGGCGGTGCCCAGCGTGTTGCCGACCAGCTGGACGACCGCGAGCCCGGCCAGGTTCACCGTCTCGCCGACCGCCAGCAGGCAGGCGTAGAAGCAGAGGATGAGGCTCGCCGTCTGGCCCAGGATGCCGCCGACGGCCATGGCCAGCTTCCGCGGGTCGCTCAGCACGTCCAGCAGCCGGGGCAGGCCGCGCTCGGCGAAGTCGCTCCACAGCGTGCGCAGCCGCGACCGCACCGGCGGGATGATCGCGACGACCGACGCCGCCAGCAGCAGCCCCAGCACCACGATCAGCGTGCTCGACGACGGCAGCCCCGGCAGGGCGTTGTACCCGGACACCACCGCCAGCACGGCCAGCAGCGGGAACGTGACGGCGACCTGGGCGACCTGGTTGGCCGCGACGCTCGCCGCCGCCAGCGGCGCCGCCACCCCGGACTTCGTCAGCAGCCGGATGTTCATCGCGACGTTGCCGACCGTGGTGGGCGCCATCAGCCGCAGGAACCCGATGGCGACCTGCGCGCCGACGACGCGCCAGAACGGCACCCGCTCCGGCACGAAGCCGAGCAGGCCGAGCGCCATCGTCAGGTAGTTGGTGAACATCAGGCCGATCGCGAGGATCAGCCAGCGCCAGTCGGTGCGGTCCCACAACTCGGTGAACGACACGTCCGACAGCTGGGTGCCGACCAGGTACACCGCGACGACCGTGCCCACGCCGGTGAGCAGCGACAGCGGCCGGATGCGCTGCAGTCGCAGCGGCTCGGCCGGCGCGCCGAGGCGGTCGACCAGCCGGTCGCGCAGCCGGATCAGCACCTCGCGGTGGCCCTTGACGTGCTGCCGGGTGCCCGGGGTCAGCGCGATCGGCTGCAGCAGCGGGATGGCCGCGCGCACGACGTCCGGGCCGAGCACCTCCAGCGCGGTGTCGACGACGCGCTCCGGGCCGGCGACGATGCTGGTGGCGGTGAGTGCCTGCGCGAGGTCGGTGCGCATGGCGATGTCGGTGGCGGCGAGCTCGCCGCCGGACGGGCTGAGCAGCCAGATGCGGCTGCTGTCGTCGGCGATGATGGTGCGCCCGGACAGCCGCCGGTGCGCGACCTGGCCGCGGCGCAGGTCGCCGAGCTGGCGCCAGAGGTCGACCAGCATGTCGTCGGTGACGTCGTCGGCGGTGAGGTCGCTCAGCGCGGTGCCGTGCACGTAGTCGTAGACCAGCGCGGCGGAGTCGCCGTCGATGCGCAGGACGGTGCGCAGCTCAGGCGTGCGGGCGCCGGCCCGGGCCACGGCGAACGACTGCAGCGCGATGCGGTCGATGGCGTCGCGCAGCGTCACCGTCTGCCGGGGCAGCACCTCTTCGCGGGTGCGCAGCTGGTCGACCGTCCGGGCGATGGTGCCGGCGCCCTCGTGGTTGCGGTCCAGCACGAGCACGCTGTAGCGGGCCTCGGGGGTCTCGGCGGTGAGCCGGCGGTAGTCGCCGGACGGGTCCGCGCGCAGCGCCTTCAGCTGGTAGCCGGCCGCCTCGAGCGTCGCGGCGATCTTCTGACCGCTCGGCGCCAGCGACGGCTGACCGCCGACGATGCGCACCAGCAGCCCGGCCGCGACGCCGACGCTGGTGGCGATCAGCAGGCCGCCGACCGTGGCGTCGCCCTGCAGCAGCTCGACGGCGTACGTGCCGGCGATCGCGAACAGCGCGACCTGCCGCAGCCGCCGCACGTCCAGCTGCGACACGACGGTGACGACGGCCACCAGCAGCGCCGAGTAGGCCGGCACCGGCGTGGCCTCGGCGCCGTCGACGATCGGGACCAGGCTGTCGTGCAGTCGCTGCGGCGCCGGCCCGGTCAGCCACTCGGACACCAGCGCGGCGGCGACCGACGCGGTGACGCCGGCCAGCAGCAGCTCGACGGTGGTGCGCACGCGGCCGCGGATCATCAGCACCGCGACCAGCACGATCGGGATGACGACGCCGGCCAGGTTCGCGGTGAAGTCGACGATGCCGACGATGCTGCCCGGCACCCGGGTGTTGAGATCGGCCAGATCCTCGGTGATCGCCGTCATCGTCCGCTCGGCGATGATCGACATCGCGACCAGGCCGGTGAGCACGCCGCTCACGATCAGCAGCGAGACGACGTCGGCCGGTCGGCGGGTGCGTGGAGGCAGCGGCGGCTCGTCGACCACGATCTCGTCGGCCGACGTGTTGTCGCTGTCTCTGGGTTCCGTCATCGAAGGAGCATCGTCGCACGCCGGGCCGCGCGCGGCGGTCAGGCACGATGGGCGGATGGACGACGAGTACGCCGAGGCCGTGCTGAGCGTGGTCGAGCGCATCCCGCCGGGCCGGGCCATGTCCTATGGTGCCATCGCCGACGTCGTGGGCGAGACCCTCGGCCGTGGCGGCCCCCGCCAGGTCGGCACCGTCATGTCGACGGTCGGCGGGACGGTGTCCTGGTGGCGGGTGGTGACGGCGGCCGGCCGGCCGCCGCGGGGGCACGAGGTCCGGGCGCTGACCGAGTTCGCCGCCGAGGGAACGCCGTTGACGCGTGACGGTGAGCGGGTCGATCTGCGGCGGGCCGCCTGGTTCCCGGACTGATGGTTGGCGCTTTGCTGGTGCCAGAGCGCCAGTGAACCGCCAGCCATCACCGGATGAGCGGCGCGGGGGCGCGACCCTGTCGGACCCACGTGGTGGGATGGGACCTGTCGTCGGGGAGCAGGGGAAGGAGCGGCAGTCGGTGAGGCGTCCCGCAGCCGTGCGTCTGGTGCGCACCGTCCGGCCCGCCGCGCCGCCGGTCCGCCTCGACGACACCCAGAAGGCCGCCGTCGAGCATCGGGGCGGGCCGTTGCTGCTGCTGGCCGGTCCCGGCACCGGCAAGACCACCACGCTGGTCGAGGCGGTGGCGCACCGGGTCGAGCACGACGGCGTCGACCCCGGCCGGGTGCTGGTGCTGACGTTCAGCCGCCGGGCCGCCGGTGAGCTGCGCGAACGTATCGCCAGGCGGCTCGGCCGTACCATCCGCGAGCCGCTGGCCCGCACCTTCCACTCCTACGCGTTCGGGCTGCTGCGCCGCGAGGCGGTCGCGCAGGGCGAGCCGTCGCCGCGGCTGCTGGGCGGGGCCGAGCAGGACGTCCTCATCCGCGAGCTGCTGCGCGGCGACGTCGAGCAGCTGGGCACCGGCTACTGGCCCGACCATCTGCGTCCGGCGCTGCTGACCCGCGGGTTCGCCGCCGAGTTGCGCGACTTCCTCATGCGGGCGGTCGAGCGCGGCCTCGGGCCCGACGAGCTGGCCGCGCTGGGCGGCGCGCACCGGCGCGACGACTGGCTGGCCGCCGCCCGGTTCGCCCGGCAGTACGCCGGCGTCACGGCGTTTCGCTACCCGCCCACGTTCGACCAGGCCGAGCTGGTGCGGGCCGGCGCCGGGCTGCTGCGCGACGACCCCGAACTGCTGGCCCGCGAGCGGCAGGCGCGCGCGTTCGTCGTCGTCGACGAGTACCAGGACAGCGACCCGGCGCAGGAAGAGCTGCTGCGGCTGCTGGCCGGCGGCGGCCGCGAGCTGCTCGTCGTCGGCGACCCCGACCAGTCCATCTACGGCTTCCGCGGCGCCGAGCCCGAGGCCATCCGCCGCTTCGCCGACCGCTTCGCGGCCGCCGACGGCTCGCCCGGCCAGGTGCTCGCGCTCGCGGCGTCCCGGCGCTGCGGGCCGCGGCTGCTGGCGGCGTCGCGACGGGTCGCGGCGCGGCTGGGCGGGCTGAGCCGGCACCGCGAGCTGCACGCGGCCGGGCCGGGCGACCACGGCGCCGATCGCGCGTCCGTCCACCTGCTCGCCAGCGCCAGCCAGGAGGCCGCGTTCGTGGCCGGCCGGCTGCGGGCGGCGCACCTGCTCGACGACGTCCCGTGGGACCGCATGGCGGTGCTGGTGCGCAGCGCGTCCGCCATCCCGGTGCTGCGCCGCGCGCTGGCCGGCGCCGGGGTGCCGGTCAGCGTGCGCATCGAGGACGTCCCGCTGGCCGACCAAGCGCCGGTCCGGGCGCTGCTCACGGTGCTCGAACTGGTCACCGGGCTGCGCGAGCTCGACGTCGAGACCGCGCTCGACCTCATCACCGGCCCGCTGGGCGGTGCCGACGCGCTGGCCGTGCGGCGGCTGCGGCAGGAGCTGCGCGCGCACGAGTTGACGGCCGGCGGCGGCCGCGCCTCCGGCGAACTGCTGGTCGAGGCGCTGACCACCCCCGACGAGCTGCGGTTCCTCGACGACCACGCGGTCGCGCCGGCCACCCGGGTCGCCGGGCTCATCACCGCTGCCCGCGAGGCCGCCGAGGCCGACGGCGCCACCGCCGAGGACGTGCTGTGGGCGGTGTGGACGCGGTCCGGGCTGGAGGCCCGCTGGACCCGCGCCGCGCTGTCGCGGGGCCGCGCCGCGCCGGCCGCCGACGCCGACCTCGACGCCGTCGTCGCGCTGTTCGACGCGGTCGCGACGTTCGTCGACCGCATGCCGGGCGCCCGGCCCGAGGGGTTCGCCGAGCACCTGCGCGACCAGCAGCTGCCGGCCGACACCTACCGCCCCGGCGGCCCGGCCACGGCCAGCGTCAGCATCATGACGGCGCACGCCGCCAAGGGCCTCGAATGGGACGTCGTGGTGGTGGCCGGCGTGCAGGAGGGGGTCTGGCCCGACGTCCGCGAGCGCGGCAGCCTGCTGGGCACCGAGTCGCTGGTCGACCTCGTCGCTCACCGCGACGACTCCGCCGTCACCCGGGCCAGCGCCCGGCTGGCCGAGGAGCGCCGGCTGTTCTACGTCGCCGTCACGCGGGCCCGGCAGCGCCTCTACGTCACCGCGGTCTCGAACGAAGAGTCGCAGCCGTCGCGGTTCCTCGACGACATCGACCCACTGCCCGCCGACGGCGCCGTCGAGCGGCTGGTGCAGGCACCGGGGCGCGGCCTCGACCTCCCCGCCGTCGTCGCCGAGCTGCGCGGGGTCGTGTGCGACCCCGCCGAGCCGGTCGAGCGCCGCCACGGCGCCGCGCACCAGCTGGCCCGGCTGGCCGCCGCCGGGGTGGCGCAGGCCGACCCCGACGAGTGGTACGGCCTGCGGCCGGTGTCGGTCACCGACCCGCTCGGGCATCCCGACCGCCCGGTGCGGGTGTCGCCGTCGAAGGTCGAGGAGTTCAACCGGTGCGAGCTGCGCTGGCTGCTCAAGGCGTGCGGCGCCACCGACTCCGACCTCCGCCGCGCCGGCATCGGCTCGCTGCTGCACGACCTCGCCGAGCTGGCCGCCGTCGAGAGCTGGTCCGACGACAAGCTGCTCACCGAGCTCGACAACGCCTGGCCGGGCATCGACGCCGGTGAGGGCTGGGTGGCCGCGCGCGAGTACGGCCGCGTCCGCGACATGGTGCAGCGGCTGGGCCGCTGGCTGCGCGACAACCCACGCGGCATGGTCGGCGCCGAGCTCGACTTCGACGTCGAGATCGGCGACGCCCGGCTGGTCGGCCGGGTCGACCGCCTCGACGCCGACACCGACGGCCGGCTGATCGTCGTCGACTACAAGACCGGCGTGTCCGCGCCCACCACGGCCGAGGTGGCCGAGCACGCCCAGCTGGCCGCGTACCAGCTGGCCATCCTGCACGGTGGCTTCGACGCCCACACCGACGGCGAGCGGCGCAGCGGGGGAGCGAGCCTGGTCCAGCTCGGCAAGGACGCCAAGGGGCACGCGAAAGAGCAGCTGCAGGGCGCGCTGCCCGACGACGGCGAGCCGACGTGGGCGCACGAGCTCATGCGCCACACCGCCGAGGGCATGCGCCAGCCGTCGTTCCGGGCCGAGAAGGGCGGCTGGTGCGGGTTCTGCCCGGCCCGGCCGTCCTGCCCGGTGTGGCCCGAGGGCGAGCAGGTGACGCCGTGACCACACACGTCACAGCCGGGGTGGCCATCTCGCCGGCCGATCTCGCCCGCCGTCTCGGCCAGCCCGACCCCACCCCCGAGCAGGCCGCGGCCATCGCCGCGCCGCTCGCGCCGGGCGTCGTCGTCGCAGGGGCCGGGTCCGGCAAGACCGAGACCATGGCCGCCCGGGTGGTGTGGCTGGTGGCATCCGGCCTGGTGCGGCCCGAGGACGTGCTCGGCCTGACGTTCACCCGCAAGGCCGCGCGCGAGCTGGCCGCCCGCATCCGCCGCCGGCTGTCCCA containing:
- a CDS encoding lysylphosphatidylglycerol synthase transmembrane domain-containing protein, translating into MTETTEATRARRVPAGKIVVEEPPLPRRTRRPIDLLRLVFMLVLMTALAALAVVAERTLTSLTADLAALNRVVPSGPVDFIALASELASLLLPPVLVFLLMVRGRMRTTVELLAAGAVASVAAALLSNWLAGSAPERLHDTFVPVVDGFDGTAVPAMPTLLVAMMTVVSRLQLPRIRQVAGLAIAGSFAVWLFQGEVTVGGLLVSLALGRAMGLLVRLISGQPSLAPNGHKVAAVLRDNGYDVTTLRADPVDKYRRYIAESTQGTLGILVLDRDNDGAGLVVRAADQIRTREEVLPRQMVTMRNAVNQITLQALAVSRAGARTPKLRNVLRIGSDAAAIVYDHVPGTILANMPADQVTDAMLEDLWRQLGRLRRNEVAHRRISGRTILVSDAGKVWLLDPSGGEVAAPELAIRADLAQALVGCALVVGVDRTIATAIRVLGRDVVSAAIPLLQPVALARSTRMDLKGRRDVLTKLRDGLVSSTGQEPDEPVRLQRLRPLSLLTGVGAVFAVYLVGTQLSDVSLTQLWSQTDWRWLFIAIVLMFTSYLGAAFALLGFVPEKVPFWRVVGAQVSLGFLRLFAPATVGVVAINIRVLTKAGVAAPLAAASVAANQVANVSITFPVIGILGVVSGSSAAPDIDPSLNTLIIVLIVLAAAAVLALIPPVRLRLRALWSDFAQRGLPRLLDVLSNPRKLLVALAGIVLQSASLILCFYVCLKAVGGAANLAAMAVVQLVGNTLGMAVPTPGGLGAVEAALTAGVSTLGVGATTAVTAVLVFRLVSFWLPILPGWVFWTQMQRRDML
- a CDS encoding TetR family transcriptional regulator, with product MPRDQRRTQLLGAAREVFVAQGYHAAAMDDIADRAGVSKPVLYQHFPGKLELYIALLDASKNELLTTLHRAMASTDDNKQRVIATVNAYFEFVDNDSGGYRLLFESDLPNEPAVRERLDRLTELCAQEVSQIIADDTGLPPEESNLLAVGLVGIAQVTARYWLSSGGTIPRAAAAELVATLGWRGIRGFPKRDG
- the moeZ gene encoding adenylyltransferase/sulfurtransferase MoeZ gives rise to the protein MSLPPLVEPAAELTVDEVRRYSRHLIIPDVGMAGQKRLKNAKVLVVGAGGLGSPALLYLAAAGVGTLGIVEFDEVDESNLQRQVIHGQSDIGRSKAQSARDSVKEVNPYVDVVLHETRLDNDNVLDIFSGYDLILDGTDNFATRYLVNDAAVLLGKPYVWGSIYRFEGQVSVFWAEHGPNYRDLYPEPPPPGMVPSCAEGGVLGVLCASIGSIMVTEAIKLITGIGDPLLGRLMIYDALEMNYTTLKIRKDPTAEPVTELIDYEAFCGTLSDEAAEAAADATISVVKLKAWLDEREAGQRDFLLVDVREPNEYEINRIPGAVLIPKNEFLTGEALGKLPQDKQVVLHCKSGMRSAEALAVIKGAGLADAVHVGGGVAAWVNQIDPSQPSY
- a CDS encoding DUF3107 domain-containing protein, coding for MAVEVKIGVHNATRELVLESGQTPKEIESTVRSALSDANGLLDLTDERGRRLLVRTEHLTYVEIGEPVERRVGFGTV
- a CDS encoding alpha/beta fold hydrolase; its protein translation is MERIEAWPGELRTLSTGRRVFVRHTTPPATGGDDERTPLVYVHGLGGSSTNWTTLMRELRDDAEQWAIDLPGFGESPPGDHHTVAEYVADVVAFLETFDRPVHLVANSLGGMICVYVASRRPDLVLTLSLVSPAMPQYRLPWAAQATAVMAVPWVGERILRAAAGIPTEKQAERLTAMLFANAAVVPVAELTFAAEQRDRWTGKPYADAVLLSALRSIVAHYTRPGRQSAWRAAGHLLRPTLVIMGARDALVGPWGRTRWRRALRYARLVYMPNTGHVAMMEHPVAVAAVIREFIRDASRIRTSASTRRTLDQGMRNAVAPLAEERTHASN
- a CDS encoding ferritin-like fold-containing protein; the protein is MVATVSANDAFDDPAYRAGVVDLLGLLGLGELTGFERMAADAGLAPSLADKAALAGMAVTEFHHFERIRDRLDELGAPVDDAMAPFRVPLEQFHANTAPADWLEGLVKAYVGDGIAADFYREVAETVDPRTRELVIDVLADAGHADFAVGRVRDAVDADPRLAGRLALWARRLVGEALAQAQRVAVDRDALAVLLVGGVDRPGMDLAELGQLFARITKKHTDRMTKLGLSA